One Sinorhizobium sp. BG8 DNA window includes the following coding sequences:
- a CDS encoding amino acid ABC transporter permease: MSGFDLSAILSNPDYLSMLVHGVQMTFVIYIGSWVLAMTLAILLLGLRISAIRFAEPVVKAYVSYHRNVPTLVQLMLWYFGIYTLMPDGVTGWLANHNAEAIFAVIGLGLCQAAYFSEDLRSGLRAVSPGQMEAAKALGHGYVSAMRFVIMPQGVGNALPPLINHSVSLFKNSSLAIVVGASELTHAIKEIDNVSFRTFEIYLIGTVIYLFFSLIIMGASAAISMRADPALRARR; this comes from the coding sequence GTGAGCGGGTTCGATCTCTCGGCGATCCTTTCCAACCCCGACTATCTCTCCATGCTCGTGCATGGTGTCCAGATGACATTCGTCATCTATATCGGCTCCTGGGTCTTGGCGATGACGCTGGCGATCCTGCTGCTCGGACTACGAATTTCTGCGATCCGTTTCGCAGAACCGGTGGTCAAGGCCTATGTATCCTATCACCGTAACGTCCCGACGCTTGTGCAGTTGATGCTCTGGTATTTTGGCATCTACACTCTCATGCCGGATGGCGTAACCGGATGGCTGGCCAACCATAACGCCGAAGCGATTTTCGCGGTCATCGGACTTGGCCTCTGTCAGGCGGCCTACTTCAGCGAGGACCTTCGCTCGGGCCTTCGTGCCGTGAGTCCCGGCCAGATGGAAGCAGCCAAGGCGCTTGGACATGGTTACGTCTCGGCCATGCGCTTCGTCATCATGCCACAGGGCGTGGGCAATGCGCTTCCACCGCTCATCAATCATTCCGTCTCCCTGTTCAAGAACAGCAGCCTGGCGATCGTCGTCGGCGCTTCGGAGCTGACCCACGCCATCAAGGAGATCGACAACGTCAGCTTCCGGACGTTCGAAATCTACCTGATTGGCACGGTGATCTACCTGTTCTTCTCGCTCATCATCATGGGCGCCAGCGCTGCCATCTCCATGCGCGCAGATCCCGCTCTGAGGGCCCGCCGATGA